A window of Mucilaginibacter sp. PAMC 26640 contains these coding sequences:
- a CDS encoding ABC transporter permease has protein sequence MIKNYLKVAWRNLIKNKTHTFINVSGLSVGMAVAMLIGLWIWDELSYDRYFDNHSRIAQILQHQTINGETLTGPSIPIPLGTALRQEYTGAGKDFKYVSLSSWTFGMSIAVGDKKLASHGNFAQPEITEILSLKMLKGSRAGLADPSSVMLSAKLAKAIFGDADPMNKVVKLNNKYDLKVSGVYEDMPRNTTFNDLDIIAPWDFYLTTQPWLKRAETRWGNNSFQLFAQLNANADLDKVNARIGGLKQKNISAQGDKVGASFKPVLFLHPMDKWHLYSEFKQGKNTGGGIQFVWLFAIIGVFVLLLACINFMNLSTARSEKRAREVGIRKAVGSVRSQLITQFFSESFMVVVFAFVFSVVLVLLILPWFNQVAGKSIGILWANPWFWALGLGFSLLTGIIAGSYPAFYLSSFQPVKVLKGTFKAGRYAAIPRKVLVVLQFFVSVTLIICTIVVFRQVQFTKERPVGYDRTGLVQVDMRTEAIHNNINAVRADLLKSGAIVDIAESTSPLTDVWSNNSGLNWRGKAPDLQDDFGTISVTPEFGRTAGWKIIKGRDFNKNFISDTSAIIINESAAKFMGFKDPIGEIVDWGQKLKIIGVVKDMVMSSPYEPVKTTIFLNLTKNGDVIDIRLNPKVGTHEAIGKVEAVFKQYDPGSPFEYNFTDEEYAKKFATEERVGKLAGFFTLLAIFISCMGLFGMASFMAEQRTKEIGVRKVLGASVFGLWQMMSKDFVVLVSVSILVAVPVSYYLMHGWLQDYKYRAELSWWIFLFTGFGAIFITLCTVSYQSIKAALSNPVKSLRSE, from the coding sequence ATGATAAAGAATTATTTAAAAGTTGCCTGGCGCAACCTCATCAAGAACAAAACGCATACGTTTATCAACGTTTCGGGCTTATCGGTAGGTATGGCGGTGGCCATGCTGATCGGGCTTTGGATATGGGATGAGCTGTCTTATGATCGTTATTTTGACAACCACAGCCGCATTGCGCAGATATTACAACACCAAACCATTAACGGCGAAACGCTGACCGGCCCTTCTATACCAATCCCGCTGGGCACTGCTTTACGCCAGGAGTACACCGGCGCCGGAAAAGATTTTAAATACGTTTCATTATCCAGCTGGACTTTCGGCATGAGCATAGCCGTCGGCGATAAAAAATTAGCCAGTCATGGTAATTTTGCACAGCCCGAAATTACAGAGATCCTAAGTCTCAAGATGCTGAAGGGGAGTCGTGCCGGATTAGCCGATCCGTCATCGGTCATGTTATCTGCCAAATTAGCCAAAGCAATTTTTGGTGATGCCGACCCGATGAACAAAGTGGTTAAACTAAATAACAAGTATGATCTAAAGGTTAGCGGCGTGTACGAAGATATGCCACGTAATACTACTTTTAACGATCTGGATATAATTGCTCCCTGGGATTTCTACCTCACTACGCAGCCCTGGCTAAAACGCGCGGAAACACGCTGGGGCAATAATTCTTTTCAACTTTTTGCACAGCTAAATGCCAATGCGGATCTAGATAAGGTGAACGCGCGTATAGGCGGACTCAAACAAAAAAATATTTCAGCTCAGGGCGATAAGGTGGGTGCCTCCTTTAAACCCGTGTTGTTTTTGCATCCGATGGATAAATGGCACCTGTACTCGGAGTTTAAGCAGGGGAAAAACACAGGAGGTGGTATCCAATTCGTATGGTTGTTTGCCATTATAGGCGTTTTTGTTTTGTTATTGGCCTGCATTAATTTTATGAATTTAAGTACCGCCCGGTCGGAAAAGCGCGCCCGTGAAGTAGGCATCCGCAAAGCGGTAGGTTCGGTACGCAGCCAGCTGATCACCCAATTCTTTAGCGAATCGTTTATGGTTGTTGTGTTTGCTTTCGTATTCAGTGTAGTACTTGTACTGTTGATTTTGCCATGGTTTAACCAGGTAGCTGGCAAAAGTATAGGGATTTTATGGGCAAACCCCTGGTTTTGGGCACTGGGGCTTGGCTTTAGTTTATTAACGGGTATCATTGCAGGTAGTTATCCGGCTTTCTACCTATCATCATTTCAGCCGGTAAAGGTGTTAAAAGGTACGTTTAAAGCGGGCCGTTACGCAGCAATTCCCCGCAAGGTATTGGTGGTGCTGCAGTTCTTTGTATCAGTTACGCTGATCATTTGTACCATCGTAGTTTTCAGGCAGGTGCAGTTTACCAAAGAAAGGCCGGTTGGTTACGACCGCACCGGCCTGGTGCAGGTTGATATGCGTACCGAGGCTATTCATAATAATATCAATGCTGTGCGTGCCGATCTTTTAAAAAGTGGCGCTATTGTAGATATCGCCGAATCTACCAGTCCGTTAACCGATGTATGGTCAAACAATAGCGGTTTAAACTGGCGGGGTAAGGCGCCAGATCTGCAGGACGATTTCGGTACGATAAGCGTAACCCCCGAATTTGGCAGAACGGCCGGCTGGAAGATCATTAAAGGCCGCGATTTCAATAAAAACTTTATCTCTGACACATCGGCAATCATTATCAATGAATCCGCCGCAAAGTTTATGGGCTTTAAAGATCCTATTGGTGAAATTGTAGATTGGGGCCAGAAACTGAAAATCATAGGGGTAGTGAAAGATATGGTGATGTCCTCGCCCTATGAACCGGTAAAAACCACTATTTTTCTAAATCTGACCAAAAATGGCGATGTGATTGATATCAGGCTGAACCCTAAAGTGGGTACCCATGAGGCGATTGGAAAGGTAGAAGCTGTATTTAAACAGTACGACCCCGGCAGTCCTTTTGAGTATAATTTTACAGATGAGGAATACGCCAAAAAGTTTGCAACCGAAGAACGTGTAGGTAAACTGGCGGGCTTTTTTACGCTGCTGGCAATATTTATCAGCTGTATGGGTTTATTTGGGATGGCATCATTTATGGCTGAGCAGCGTACCAAAGAAATAGGTGTGCGCAAGGTGCTTGGGGCATCTGTATTTGGCTTATGGCAAATGATGTCGAAAGACTTTGTGGTGCTGGTATCCGTGTCCATACTTGTGGCAGTACCCGTATCTTACTACCTGATGCACGGCTGGCTGCAGGATTACAAATACCGCGCGGAGTTATCCTGGTGGATCTTCTTATTCACCGGCTTCGGAGCTATCTTTATCACTTTATGCACCGTTAGTTATCAAAGTATCAAAGCAGCGTTAAGTAACCCGGTGAAAAGCTTAAGGAGCGAATAA